A genome region from Hymenobacter chitinivorans DSM 11115 includes the following:
- the sdaAA gene encoding L-serine ammonia-lyase, iron-sulfur-dependent, subunit alpha translates to MSLLFTDFASWQAHCEATGQPLFQPVLDYEVEQKGRAEADIWPGLQRAYDVMRDAVKTGLTEDMTSRSGMINNGAKKIAASPVTVLSPEFKQLITRALGAKEVNSCMGRVVAAPTAGASGILPGVLVTIQDLHRLDDHKILEGLLVAAGIALIIEQNASLAGAVGGCQAETGSAAAMGSGAIVYCLGGTIDQVFAAVAITIQCMLGLVCDPVAGLVEVPCVVRNASAAAIAFSSAQIAIAGVDPVIPVDQCVAALGEVGQSMETRYKETALGGLANTKRGREIEKMVLVQDVNILPDEDHE, encoded by the coding sequence ATGTCGTTGCTGTTCACTGATTTTGCCTCCTGGCAGGCCCATTGCGAGGCCACCGGCCAGCCCCTGTTTCAACCCGTTCTCGACTACGAAGTTGAGCAGAAAGGGCGGGCCGAGGCTGATATCTGGCCGGGCCTGCAACGGGCCTACGACGTGATGCGCGACGCGGTGAAAACCGGCCTGACCGAGGACATGACTTCGCGCTCGGGCATGATTAACAACGGGGCCAAGAAAATTGCTGCTTCACCCGTTACGGTGTTGTCGCCGGAGTTTAAGCAGCTCATCACCCGGGCCTTGGGGGCCAAGGAAGTGAATTCGTGCATGGGCCGGGTGGTAGCTGCGCCCACGGCCGGGGCCTCGGGCATCCTGCCCGGCGTGCTGGTTACCATTCAGGACCTGCACCGCCTCGACGACCATAAAATCCTGGAAGGCTTGCTCGTCGCGGCCGGTATTGCCCTGATTATCGAGCAGAATGCTTCCCTGGCCGGGGCCGTGGGCGGCTGCCAGGCCGAAACCGGCAGCGCCGCCGCTATGGGCTCGGGCGCCATCGTCTACTGCCTGGGCGGCACCATCGACCAGGTGTTTGCGGCCGTAGCCATTACCATTCAGTGCATGCTGGGCCTGGTCTGCGACCCGGTGGCGGGCCTGGTGGAAGTGCCCTGCGTGGTGCGCAACGCCTCGGCGGCGGCCATTGCCTTCTCCTCGGCCCAGATTGCCATTGCCGGCGTCGACCCAGTGATTCCCGTGGATCAATGCGTGGCGGCGTTGGGCGAGGTGGGGCAGAGCATGGAAACCCGCTACAAGGAAACGGCCCTCGGCGGCCTGGCCAACACGAAGCGCGGCCGGGAAATCGAGAAAATGGTGCTGGTGCAGGACGTGAACATTCTGCCCGACGAGGACCACGAATAA
- the msrB gene encoding peptide-methionine (R)-S-oxide reductase MsrB, with product MQTWNDVIRLANHGSPAPERRVEKTDAEWKAQLTAEQYHVTRQHGTERAFTGEYCEAHEAGLYACVCCGTPLYDSRTKFESGTGWPSFTQPVQENAIRYKKDTSYGMTRVEVLCNVCDAHQGHVFPDGPAPSGLRLCINSAAIKLVTEQQEA from the coding sequence ATGCAAACCTGGAACGACGTTATTCGCCTGGCCAACCACGGCAGCCCGGCCCCCGAGCGGCGGGTAGAGAAAACCGATGCCGAGTGGAAAGCCCAACTCACCGCTGAGCAGTACCACGTAACCCGCCAGCACGGCACCGAGCGGGCCTTTACCGGCGAGTACTGCGAGGCCCACGAAGCCGGCCTCTACGCCTGCGTGTGCTGCGGCACCCCGCTCTACGACTCCCGCACCAAGTTCGAAAGCGGCACGGGCTGGCCCAGCTTCACCCAGCCGGTGCAGGAAAATGCCATCCGCTACAAGAAGGACACCAGCTACGGCATGACCCGCGTGGAAGTGCTCTGCAACGTGTGTGATGCCCACCAGGGCCACGTTTTCCCCGACGGCCCCGCGCCCAGCGGCCTGCGCCTGTGCATCAACTCGGCCGCCATTAAGCTGGTAACTGAGCAGCAGGAGGCCTAA